A genomic segment from Deinococcus radiopugnans ATCC 19172 encodes:
- a CDS encoding metal ABC transporter substrate-binding protein, with the protein MIRKPQTLLLCAAMAASGVAQAAPSSEKKTVLTTFTILADMAQNVAGDRLNVVSITKPGAEIHGYQFTPSDLVNARGASLILNNGLGLELWFEKFTRQLGQVPSVTLTDGIKPVNISADAYKGKPNPHAWMSPKNALVYVENIRKAFVKLDPAGAKTFNANAKAYSAKIRAVDARLKTQLASLPKNQRALVTCEGAFSYLTRDYGLSEHYLWPVNAEEGQGTPRQIKGVIDAVRAGKIPAVFCESTVPTRGMQQVAREAGARFGGVLYVDSLTDAGGPVPTYLTLLQKDADTILRGLGGQK; encoded by the coding sequence ATGATCAGGAAGCCTCAAACCCTGTTGCTCTGCGCTGCGATGGCGGCATCGGGTGTGGCTCAGGCCGCCCCATCCTCCGAAAAAAAGACCGTCCTGACCACCTTTACCATCCTGGCCGACATGGCACAGAACGTCGCCGGAGACCGCCTGAATGTCGTGTCCATCACCAAGCCCGGCGCCGAGATTCATGGCTACCAGTTCACGCCCAGCGATCTGGTAAACGCGCGCGGGGCCAGCCTGATCCTGAACAACGGGCTGGGCCTGGAGCTGTGGTTCGAGAAATTCACGCGGCAACTGGGCCAGGTGCCCAGCGTCACGCTGACCGACGGCATCAAGCCGGTGAACATCAGCGCCGATGCTTACAAGGGCAAGCCCAACCCGCACGCCTGGATGTCGCCCAAGAACGCGCTGGTCTATGTCGAAAACATCCGCAAGGCGTTCGTGAAGCTCGATCCCGCCGGGGCAAAGACCTTCAACGCCAACGCGAAGGCCTACAGCGCCAAGATTCGCGCGGTGGACGCCCGCCTGAAGACCCAACTCGCCAGCCTGCCGAAAAATCAGCGGGCGCTGGTGACCTGCGAGGGGGCCTTTTCCTACCTGACGCGCGACTATGGCCTGTCCGAGCATTACCTGTGGCCGGTCAACGCCGAGGAAGGGCAGGGCACGCCCCGGCAGATCAAGGGCGTGATCGACGCCGTGCGCGCCGGGAAGATTCCCGCCGTGTTCTGCGAAAGCACCGTGCCCACGCGCGGCATGCAGCAGGTGGCGCGGGAGGCCGGAGCCAGATTCGGCGGCGTGCTGTACGTGGACTCGCTGACCGACGCGGGAGGGCCGGTGCCCACCTACCTGACCCTGCTGCAAAAGGACGCCGACACCATCCTCAGGGGCCTGGGAGGCCAGAAATGA
- a CDS encoding vWA domain-containing protein, with protein sequence MTAPFPETSLPAELSAKITSFVIRLRVRHGFLVGPGEAGDALRAAGVVDVLSKRQLRDALRAVLIARPEQARVFDHEFNTFFRAGGSPTPPELPPLLPETQAPGTEQDTETTPKKQQDGEGQAPAPAPPEPGEAPELTTVQAQPQSESKDNPDDSGGDVQTIQTRLSPNAGAGGEVRAEEGELRELLRAAAALIQAVELGRSRRLKPLLRGPKLDARRTLRAAARTAGDPAVLRWLGRPRRSPRFLLVLDGSRSMGRDATLLLRFAQALSLRTRRVEVYAFSTGLRRLTPYLHQALPGQPLSLPDLGEAWGGGTRIGENLLQLARQERERVGRDTLVLILSDGLDTGEPEVLERALRDLKARAGRLIWLSPLAALPGYQPVQRAIKAALPYLDALLPAGGMEDLQRLGQRLRRGGRALLPPP encoded by the coding sequence GTGACGGCCCCTTTCCCCGAGACCTCGCTGCCGGCAGAACTGTCCGCAAAAATCACCTCTTTCGTGATCCGGCTGCGCGTGAGGCACGGCTTTCTGGTGGGTCCGGGGGAGGCGGGCGACGCCCTGCGGGCCGCCGGGGTGGTGGACGTGCTGAGCAAGCGGCAACTGCGCGACGCCCTGCGCGCCGTGCTGATCGCCCGCCCGGAACAGGCCCGCGTCTTCGATCACGAGTTCAACACCTTCTTCCGCGCGGGGGGCAGCCCCACCCCGCCCGAACTGCCCCCGCTGCTGCCCGAAACCCAGGCCCCCGGCACCGAACAGGACACCGAGACGACGCCTAAAAAACAGCAGGACGGTGAGGGGCAGGCCCCCGCCCCGGCTCCACCCGAACCGGGCGAGGCACCTGAACTGACCACCGTGCAGGCCCAACCCCAGAGTGAATCGAAGGATAACCCCGACGACTCCGGCGGCGACGTTCAAACCATTCAGACCCGTCTCAGCCCGAATGCCGGGGCCGGGGGCGAGGTGCGCGCCGAAGAGGGAGAGTTGCGGGAGCTGTTGCGCGCCGCCGCCGCACTGATTCAGGCCGTGGAACTGGGGCGGTCCAGACGCCTGAAGCCGCTGCTGCGCGGGCCGAAGCTGGACGCCCGCCGCACCCTGCGCGCCGCCGCCCGCACCGCAGGCGACCCGGCAGTGCTGCGCTGGCTGGGCCGCCCGCGCCGCTCGCCGCGCTTCCTGCTGGTGCTGGACGGCAGCCGCAGTATGGGCCGCGACGCCACGCTGCTGCTCAGATTCGCCCAGGCCCTGTCGCTGCGCACCCGCCGGGTGGAGGTCTACGCCTTTTCCACCGGGCTGCGCCGCCTGACCCCGTATCTGCATCAGGCGCTGCCGGGCCAGCCGCTGAGCCTGCCGGACCTGGGCGAGGCCTGGGGCGGCGGCACCCGCATCGGCGAGAACCTGCTGCAACTGGCCCGCCAGGAACGCGAACGGGTGGGCCGCGACACGCTGGTTTTAATCCTGAGCGACGGACTGGACACCGGGGAACCGGAGGTGCTGGAACGCGCCCTGCGTGACCTGAAGGCGCGGGCCGGTCGGCTGATCTGGCTCTCGCCGCTGGCCGCGCTGCCGGGCTACCAGCCGGTGCAACGCGCCATCAAGGCGGCCCTGCCCTACCTGGACGCCTTGCTGCCTGCTGGGGGGATGGAAGATTTGCAGCGGCTGGGACAGCGGCTTCGGCGGGGCGGCCGGGCACTCCTTCCACCACCCTGA
- a CDS encoding AAA family ATPase, producing MTSAADLTDPAALQAAFRAQGYVAGDALATALRLVPALQKPLLLEGPAGVGKTEAAKTLAAALGTRLIRLQCYEGLDAQAALYEWNYARQLLYLRSAEISGGRVDDDELYGERFLMARPLLQAIQQDVAPVLLIDEIDRADDAFEAFLLELLAEWQITVPELGTLKARTRPHTILTSNRSRELSDALRRRCLYHWVEYPTARQELEIVQARLPGIDAALARQVTDAVHALRQLPLGKPPGVAETLDWAAALLALHQDHLDAGSIEATLGAVLKLREDQLLAAPTLRGVAGRAEAG from the coding sequence GTGACCTCGGCCGCCGATCTGACCGACCCGGCGGCCCTGCAAGCCGCGTTCCGGGCACAGGGCTACGTGGCCGGGGACGCGCTGGCCACGGCGCTGCGGCTGGTGCCGGCGCTGCAAAAGCCGCTGCTGCTGGAAGGCCCGGCCGGGGTGGGCAAGACCGAGGCGGCCAAGACGCTGGCCGCGGCGCTGGGCACCCGGTTGATCCGCCTGCAGTGCTACGAGGGGCTGGACGCGCAGGCCGCGCTGTACGAGTGGAACTACGCCCGCCAGCTGCTGTATCTGCGCTCGGCCGAGATCAGCGGGGGCCGGGTGGACGACGACGAACTGTACGGCGAACGCTTCCTGATGGCCCGCCCGCTGCTGCAGGCCATTCAGCAGGACGTGGCCCCGGTGCTGCTGATCGACGAGATCGACCGCGCCGACGACGCCTTCGAGGCCTTTTTGCTGGAGTTGCTGGCCGAGTGGCAGATCACGGTGCCGGAACTGGGGACCCTGAAGGCCCGCACGCGCCCGCACACCATTCTGACCAGCAACCGTTCGCGCGAGCTGAGCGACGCGCTGCGCCGCCGCTGCCTGTACCACTGGGTGGAATACCCCACCGCGCGGCAGGAACTGGAGATCGTGCAGGCGCGGCTGCCGGGCATCGACGCGGCGCTGGCCCGTCAGGTCACCGACGCCGTGCATGCCCTGCGTCAACTCCCTCTGGGCAAACCGCCAGGGGTGGCCGAAACGCTGGACTGGGCAGCGGCGCTGCTCGCGTTGCACCAGGACCATCTGGACGCCGGGAGCATCGAGGCCACGCTGGGCGCGGTGCTGAAGCTGCGCGAGGACCAGCTGCTGGCCGCGCCGACGCTGCGGGGGGTGGCGGGCCGGGCGGAGGCGGGGTGA
- a CDS encoding saccharopine dehydrogenase family protein, with protein sequence MSKVIIIGAGGVANVVAKKCAQNDSVFTEVLIATRTVRKADAIVAEIHEHLPNSQTKFSTTTVDADNVPELVKVIREFGPEMVINVALPYQDLTIMDACLETGVHYLDTANYEPKDVAKFEYSWQWAYRERFEKAGLMALLGCGFDPGATQVFTAYHAKHHFKEIHYLDIVDCNNGDHGKAFATNFNPEINIREITANGRYWENGQWVETAPLEISQDIYYPKVATRKSFVLYHEELESLVINFPTIKRARFWMTFGEAYIKHLNVLEGIGMTSIEPIDFKGQQIAPIEFLKAVLPAPESLAANYTGQTCIGVQAKGLGKDGEDKVHFVYNVSDHAKTYKEVQAQGVSYTTGVPAMIGAMLMLTGVWKRAGVYNVEEFDPDPFIAAMNEWGLPVDELAGIELVK encoded by the coding sequence ATGAGCAAGGTCATCATTATCGGAGCGGGCGGCGTGGCCAACGTCGTTGCCAAGAAGTGCGCGCAGAACGACAGCGTGTTCACGGAAGTCCTGATCGCCACCCGCACGGTCCGCAAGGCCGACGCCATCGTGGCCGAGATTCACGAGCACCTGCCGAACAGCCAGACGAAATTCAGCACCACGACGGTGGACGCCGACAACGTGCCGGAACTGGTGAAAGTGATCCGGGAGTTCGGCCCCGAGATGGTGATCAACGTGGCACTGCCGTACCAGGACCTGACCATCATGGACGCCTGCCTGGAAACCGGCGTGCATTACCTGGACACCGCCAACTACGAGCCGAAGGACGTGGCGAAGTTCGAGTACTCCTGGCAGTGGGCCTACCGCGAACGCTTCGAGAAAGCCGGGTTGATGGCCCTGCTGGGCTGCGGCTTCGATCCCGGCGCGACTCAGGTGTTCACGGCGTACCACGCCAAGCACCACTTCAAAGAAATCCACTATCTGGACATCGTGGACTGCAACAACGGCGACCACGGCAAGGCCTTCGCCACCAACTTCAACCCCGAGATCAACATCCGCGAGATCACCGCCAACGGGCGCTACTGGGAAAACGGCCAGTGGGTGGAAACCGCGCCGCTGGAGATCAGCCAGGACATCTATTACCCCAAGGTCGCCACCCGCAAGAGCTTCGTGCTGTACCACGAGGAACTCGAATCGCTGGTCATCAACTTCCCCACCATCAAGCGTGCGCGGTTCTGGATGACCTTCGGCGAGGCGTACATCAAGCACCTGAATGTGCTGGAAGGCATCGGCATGACCAGCATTGAGCCGATTGACTTCAAGGGCCAGCAGATTGCTCCCATCGAGTTCCTGAAGGCCGTGCTGCCCGCGCCCGAATCGCTGGCAGCCAACTACACCGGTCAGACCTGCATCGGCGTGCAGGCCAAGGGGCTGGGCAAGGACGGCGAGGACAAGGTGCACTTCGTCTACAACGTCAGCGATCACGCCAAGACCTACAAAGAGGTGCAGGCGCAGGGCGTGAGCTACACCACCGGCGTCCCGGCCATGATCGGCGCGATGCTGATGCTGACCGGCGTGTGGAAGCGGGCGGGCGTGTACAACGTGGAGGAATTTGACCCCGATCCCTTCATCGCCGCGATGAACGAGTGGGGCCTGCCGGTGGACGAACTGGCGGGCATCGAACTGGTGAAGTAG
- a CDS encoding CDP-alcohol phosphatidyltransferase family protein has translation MLNERIYRPLAQRLVDPLARLDVNPAHVVLVHTALGVAAAWLIRRGGPWWRSRLAPALLLQVKTVLDNLDGQLARATGQTTETGRYLDTEMDLVVDLALNVAIAGRAGLPLTVLQSLILTTDFLWEREHRAARGEVFREAAAQAGDNPHVLAGLKAVYAAYFLPQERILGRWFEVRLREVVGDSPSPEERRAYTPLPVTAIAANLGLTTQLAFLGLCLLGNWPQLYTRSLPVQAALLLGVQRWREGQVKRETVSRT, from the coding sequence GTGCTGAACGAGCGAATCTACCGCCCGCTGGCGCAACGGCTGGTGGACCCGCTGGCCCGCCTCGACGTGAATCCGGCCCACGTGGTGCTGGTTCATACGGCGCTGGGCGTGGCTGCAGCGTGGCTGATCCGGCGCGGCGGCCCGTGGTGGCGCTCACGCCTCGCCCCTGCGCTGCTGCTGCAGGTCAAGACCGTGCTGGACAATCTGGACGGCCAGCTGGCCCGCGCCACCGGACAAACCACCGAGACGGGCCGGTACCTGGACACCGAGATGGATCTGGTGGTCGATCTGGCCCTGAACGTGGCGATTGCCGGCCGGGCCGGACTGCCCCTGACCGTGCTGCAAAGCCTGATCCTGACCACCGATTTTCTGTGGGAACGCGAGCACCGCGCGGCGAGGGGTGAGGTCTTCCGCGAGGCAGCGGCGCAGGCGGGGGACAACCCGCATGTGCTGGCCGGTCTGAAAGCCGTGTACGCCGCTTACTTTCTGCCGCAGGAGCGGATATTGGGCCGTTGGTTTGAGGTGCGGCTGAGGGAGGTGGTGGGCGACTCCCCTTCCCCCGAGGAACGCCGCGCCTACACACCGCTTCCAGTCACCGCCATAGCGGCCAATCTGGGGCTGACCACCCAGCTGGCGTTTCTGGGCCTGTGCCTGCTGGGCAACTGGCCCCAGCTCTATACCCGCTCGCTGCCGGTCCAGGCGGCGCTGTTGCTGGGCGTCCAGCGCTGGCGGGAGGGACAGGTCAAACGCGAGACGGTTTCCCGCACCTGA
- a CDS encoding YqhA family protein, producing the protein MTTTRRKGRQDAAPSARQLRSQRHADWFSAAIGRTRFVVLIAVVAVLLVSFSLFLQGTVLALSTLYGSWHDTFTNGIQSQRGSLAIEFLEIVSTMLKAVVFYLIGVGLYSLFISPLNLTSALGVESLADLEQKIISVIVVILGVTFLEHFVRWEEPVETLYFAGSFALAGGALVFFQRVHHGQGSDLQQPEAKLRARRELFEHDDEQRHIEEEDIKRAEEVTGAKAEGKVEEDAGAEA; encoded by the coding sequence GTGACCACCACCCGACGGAAGGGGCGCCAGGACGCCGCGCCCAGTGCCAGACAGCTGCGCTCGCAGCGCCACGCCGACTGGTTTTCTGCCGCCATCGGACGCACGCGTTTCGTGGTGCTGATCGCCGTCGTGGCGGTGCTGCTGGTGTCGTTCAGCCTGTTCCTGCAGGGCACGGTGCTGGCGCTGTCCACGCTGTACGGCTCGTGGCACGACACCTTCACCAACGGCATCCAGAGCCAGCGCGGCAGCCTGGCCATCGAGTTTCTGGAAATCGTGTCCACCATGCTCAAGGCGGTGGTGTTCTACCTGATCGGGGTGGGGCTGTACTCGCTGTTCATCTCGCCGCTGAACCTGACCAGCGCGCTGGGCGTGGAAAGCCTGGCGGATCTGGAACAGAAGATCATCTCGGTGATTGTGGTGATCCTGGGCGTCACCTTCCTGGAGCATTTCGTGCGCTGGGAGGAACCGGTGGAAACGCTGTACTTCGCCGGATCCTTCGCGCTGGCGGGCGGGGCGTTGGTCTTCTTCCAGCGGGTGCACCACGGCCAGGGCAGCGACCTGCAGCAGCCCGAGGCGAAGCTGCGCGCCCGCCGCGAACTGTTCGAGCACGACGACGAGCAGCGGCACATCGAGGAAGAGGACATCAAGCGCGCCGAGGAGGTCACTGGAGCCAAGGCGGAGGGCAAGGTTGAGGAAGACGCGGGAGCCGAAGCCTGA
- a CDS encoding APH(3') family aminoglycoside O-phosphotransferase: protein MSADAHETLILPPPLRRVLPAARWERVNVGESGAGVWRSQRFVVKVQARDGLQFPSTLQQERERLRWLAGRVPVPRVVGYELEAGLEYLALTRVPGLDASHPDVLFHPERLVNLLARALRELHALPLRECPFNMSLPVALARARERVAAGVVDESDFDDERQGRTAVSVFNELARTRPAHEDLVVTHGDACLPNFIVNGEFIDGLIDVGRAGIADRHADLALTHRSLGRNLSPDSAEGFLDLYGREYVDPDRLAYYRLLDELF, encoded by the coding sequence GTGTCCGCTGACGCTCACGAAACCTTGATCCTGCCGCCCCCGCTGCGCCGCGTGCTGCCCGCTGCCCGCTGGGAGCGCGTGAACGTAGGAGAGAGCGGCGCGGGCGTGTGGCGGTCACAGCGCTTCGTGGTGAAGGTCCAGGCGCGGGACGGCTTGCAGTTTCCCAGCACCCTGCAACAGGAACGCGAACGCCTGCGCTGGCTGGCCGGGCGCGTCCCGGTGCCGCGCGTGGTGGGCTATGAGCTGGAGGCAGGTCTGGAATACCTCGCCCTGACCCGCGTGCCGGGCCTGGACGCCTCGCACCCCGACGTGCTGTTTCACCCGGAGCGGCTGGTGAACCTGCTGGCCCGTGCGCTGCGCGAACTGCACGCCCTGCCGCTGCGCGAATGTCCCTTCAACATGTCGCTGCCGGTGGCCCTGGCCCGCGCCCGCGAGCGGGTGGCGGCGGGCGTGGTGGACGAGTCGGATTTCGACGATGAGCGCCAGGGCCGCACGGCGGTCAGCGTCTTCAACGAACTGGCCCGCACCCGCCCCGCGCACGAGGATCTGGTGGTCACGCACGGCGACGCCTGCCTGCCCAACTTCATCGTGAACGGCGAATTCATCGACGGCCTGATCGACGTGGGCCGCGCTGGCATCGCGGACCGGCACGCCGATCTGGCCCTGACCCACCGCAGCCTGGGGCGCAACCTCAGCCCCGACTCTGCCGAGGGGTTTCTGGACCTGTACGGGCGCGAATACGTCGATCCGGACAGGCTGGCGTACTACCGGCTGCTGGACGAGCTTTTTTAG
- a CDS encoding MBL fold metallo-hydrolase RNA specificity domain-containing protein, whose protein sequence is MRLQSFGAACTVTGSMHLLTLDGGRRILIDCGLFQGSGALEARNHEPYPFDPADLDAVILTHAHLDHVGRLPLLVNRGYRGPVYCTPPTAALAETVLLDSARLQLEGYRQHLRHARRQAREDEVLPPLYDEEDVHRALDLLRPVLEFGQASTVAGLRVTPYRAGHILGSAYLLLEDAGGRLIMSGDLGHRAGGLQLDFTPPPQADAVVLETTYANQRHRAWPETLVEFRDVLCGAVRAGGKILVPSFAIERSQTLLHTLKALMDSGEVPRIPVFLDSPMAARATRAYFQFGDELVPEVRDALRSGEDPFAPSTLHEVLTGDESQRLNRYDGPAIILAGNGMMTGGRIQHHLRHHLWKPGTRVVIVSYQSPLSLGGQLVAGAQTVEVMGEEVAVRAQIQTIGGFSAHADHDDLLAFLETAGCPHVWLVHGEVPVMQAFLPELAARGLKGDIVPDRQDVDLLGSGFSGGRPPGLGLEPGPEGVKVAADE, encoded by the coding sequence ATGCGACTCCAGAGTTTCGGCGCGGCCTGCACGGTCACAGGCAGCATGCATCTGCTGACGCTGGACGGCGGACGGCGCATTCTGATCGACTGCGGGCTGTTTCAGGGCAGTGGGGCGCTGGAAGCCCGCAACCACGAGCCCTATCCCTTTGACCCGGCGGACCTGGACGCGGTAATCCTGACCCACGCGCACCTGGACCACGTGGGACGGCTGCCGCTGCTGGTGAACCGCGGCTACCGGGGACCGGTGTACTGCACGCCGCCCACCGCCGCGCTGGCCGAAACGGTGCTGCTGGACTCGGCCCGCCTGCAGCTGGAGGGCTACCGTCAGCACCTGCGCCACGCCCGCCGGCAGGCCCGCGAAGACGAGGTGTTGCCCCCGCTGTACGACGAGGAGGACGTCCACCGCGCCCTGGACCTGCTGCGCCCGGTGCTGGAGTTCGGACAGGCGTCCACCGTGGCGGGCCTGCGCGTGACCCCGTACCGCGCCGGACACATCCTGGGCAGTGCGTACCTGCTGCTGGAAGACGCGGGCGGACGGCTGATCATGAGCGGCGATCTGGGGCACCGTGCGGGGGGGCTGCAGCTCGATTTCACGCCGCCGCCGCAGGCCGACGCCGTGGTGCTGGAAACCACCTACGCCAACCAACGCCACCGCGCGTGGCCTGAAACCCTGGTCGAATTCCGCGACGTTCTGTGCGGGGCGGTGCGCGCCGGCGGCAAGATCCTGGTTCCCAGCTTTGCCATCGAGCGTTCGCAGACGCTCCTGCACACCCTCAAGGCCCTGATGGACTCCGGCGAGGTGCCGCGCATTCCGGTGTTTCTGGACTCTCCGATGGCGGCCCGCGCCACCCGCGCCTACTTCCAATTCGGGGACGAACTGGTTCCGGAGGTGCGGGACGCCCTGCGCTCCGGCGAGGATCCGTTCGCGCCCAGCACGCTGCACGAGGTCCTGACCGGCGACGAGTCGCAGCGCCTCAACCGCTATGACGGCCCGGCGATCATTCTGGCCGGCAACGGCATGATGACCGGCGGGCGCATCCAGCACCACCTGCGCCACCACCTGTGGAAGCCGGGCACCAGGGTGGTGATCGTGTCGTACCAGTCGCCGCTGAGTCTGGGCGGCCAGCTCGTCGCCGGGGCGCAGACCGTGGAGGTCATGGGGGAGGAGGTGGCCGTGCGGGCGCAGATCCAGACCATCGGGGGCTTTTCGGCCCATGCCGATCACGACGATCTGCTGGCGTTTCTGGAGACCGCCGGCTGCCCCCACGTCTGGCTGGTCCACGGCGAGGTGCCGGTGATGCAAGCCTTCCTGCCGGAACTCGCGGCGCGCGGCCTGAAAGGGGACATCGTGCCGGACCGTCAGGACGTGGACCTGCTGGGCAGCGGCTTCAGCGGGGGGCGGCCTCCGGGTCTCGGGCTGGAGCCTGGACCAGAGGGGGTGAAGGTGGCGGCGGACGAGTGA
- a CDS encoding DUF3105 domain-containing protein: MTRALLSLVLLTLTACGGKSNDLEGLQTFTYAGGDHRSGSLVYAENPPAGGPHNPLWQNCGVYDQPLYNEYAVHSLEHGAVWLTYRPDLDAAAVTQLKTLVEGRPYTLLSPYPGLDTPIAASAWGAQLKVDTPDDTRLKTFLDTYEQGPTAPERGAACTGGYSGVR, from the coding sequence ATGACGCGTGCGCTCCTTTCCCTGGTCCTCCTGACCCTGACTGCCTGTGGCGGCAAGAGCAACGATCTGGAGGGCCTCCAGACCTTTACCTACGCGGGCGGCGATCACCGCAGCGGCTCGCTGGTCTACGCTGAGAACCCGCCCGCCGGGGGGCCGCACAATCCGTTGTGGCAGAACTGCGGCGTCTACGATCAGCCGCTGTACAACGAATACGCCGTGCATAGCCTGGAACACGGCGCGGTGTGGCTCACGTACCGTCCCGATCTGGACGCGGCGGCGGTGACGCAGCTCAAAACGCTGGTCGAGGGCCGCCCCTACACGCTGCTCAGTCCCTACCCTGGCCTGGACACCCCCATCGCCGCGAGTGCCTGGGGCGCGCAGCTCAAGGTGGACACACCCGACGACACCCGCCTGAAGACCTTTCTGGACACCTACGAGCAGGGCCCCACCGCCCCCGAACGCGGCGCGGCCTGTACCGGCGGCTACAGCGGCGTGAGGTGA
- a CDS encoding ABC transporter substrate-binding protein, whose translation MKSILTLSLALASVAGATTYPLTVTDDLNRKVTLKAEPQRIVSMLPSDSETLCAIGACDKLVGVDDYSDYPQKVTTLPKMGGLYDPKIESIVALKPDLVLVSKYGKIVEALAQAGITVVAVNPETYEEVFSKTLVLGRLVNREQGAKFLITNMRRNIARTEILTKNAVKKPTVYVEVDPTPYSIGPNSFMGVLLSKAGARNIIPASMGDFPKVDPEFIVKANPQLILGVDAKAAAARPGWGSMTAVKTGKAMALPKELDTIFSRPGPRMPQALAQLAKLIHPELFK comes from the coding sequence ATGAAATCAATCCTGACCCTGAGTCTTGCCCTGGCCAGCGTGGCCGGCGCCACCACCTACCCGCTGACCGTGACCGACGACCTGAACCGCAAGGTGACCCTGAAGGCCGAGCCGCAGCGCATCGTGAGCATGCTGCCCAGCGACAGTGAAACGCTGTGCGCGATTGGGGCCTGCGACAAGCTGGTGGGCGTCGACGACTACAGCGACTACCCGCAGAAGGTCACCACCTTGCCGAAAATGGGCGGCCTGTACGATCCCAAGATCGAGTCGATCGTGGCCCTCAAGCCTGATCTGGTGCTGGTCAGCAAGTACGGCAAGATCGTCGAGGCGCTGGCGCAGGCCGGCATCACGGTGGTCGCCGTGAACCCCGAGACCTACGAGGAAGTGTTTTCCAAGACGCTGGTGCTGGGCCGACTCGTCAATCGCGAGCAGGGGGCCAAATTCCTGATCACCAACATGCGCCGCAACATCGCCCGCACCGAGATCCTGACCAAGAACGCGGTGAAGAAGCCCACCGTCTACGTCGAGGTGGACCCCACGCCGTACAGCATCGGCCCCAACTCGTTCATGGGCGTGCTGCTCAGCAAGGCGGGCGCGCGCAACATCATTCCGGCCAGCATGGGCGATTTTCCCAAGGTGGACCCCGAGTTCATCGTGAAGGCCAACCCGCAGCTCATCCTGGGCGTGGACGCGAAGGCGGCGGCGGCCCGGCCCGGCTGGGGCAGCATGACGGCGGTCAAGACCGGCAAGGCGATGGCGCTGCCCAAGGAACTGGACACCATCTTCTCGCGCCCTGGCCCGCGCATGCCGCAGGCGCTGGCGCAGCTGGCCAAGCTGATTCACCCGGAACTGTTCAAGTAG
- a CDS encoding FecCD family ABC transporter permease, whose amino-acid sequence MSRNLPREALTSGERRSSGPVPGPRWVWPRTVLLLALLLSAIVFGTGLGSVTIAPGEVLGALWRGLASQFSGAELVSNDVIVWQIRLPRVMMGVLVGASLSVCGGAFQGVFRNPLADPYLLGVASGSALGATLAIVLDWPRALIPVSALVLALLAVAATLSLAREGRRFPPTRLILAGVVVGSVLSAATTALILRGEDRARQVLAYTLGDLGFSGWRDVLTVLPYAALGCGALLLLARALDTLQLGDLTARSLGVPVERLRLIVVVAASVATAGAVAYVGVIGFVGLIVPHMVRLAFGASHRILLPLSALLGGALLVYADLLARTSPLSQVGIVTTLLGGPFFLWLLRREKEI is encoded by the coding sequence ATGAGCCGTAATCTGCCGCGGGAAGCGCTGACCTCTGGGGAGCGGCGCTCGTCCGGACCCGTTCCCGGACCACGCTGGGTGTGGCCGCGCACCGTGCTGCTGCTCGCCCTGTTGCTGTCGGCCATCGTGTTCGGCACCGGTCTGGGCAGCGTGACCATTGCGCCGGGCGAGGTGCTGGGGGCGCTGTGGCGCGGTCTTGCCAGCCAGTTCAGCGGGGCAGAACTGGTCAGCAACGACGTGATCGTGTGGCAGATCCGCCTGCCGCGCGTGATGATGGGCGTGCTGGTGGGGGCCAGCCTGTCGGTGTGCGGCGGCGCGTTTCAGGGCGTCTTCCGCAACCCGCTGGCCGATCCATATCTGCTGGGGGTGGCCAGCGGCTCGGCGCTGGGGGCCACCCTGGCGATCGTGCTGGACTGGCCGCGCGCCCTGATTCCGGTATCGGCGCTGGTGCTGGCGCTGCTGGCGGTGGCCGCCACGCTGTCGCTGGCGCGTGAGGGCCGCCGCTTTCCGCCCACCCGCCTGATTCTGGCCGGGGTGGTGGTGGGCAGCGTCCTGAGTGCGGCCACCACCGCCCTGATCCTGCGCGGCGAGGACCGCGCCCGGCAGGTGCTGGCCTACACGCTGGGCGACCTGGGCTTCAGCGGCTGGCGCGACGTACTGACGGTGCTGCCCTATGCCGCGCTGGGCTGCGGCGCATTGCTGCTGCTGGCCCGCGCGTTGGACACCCTGCAACTGGGCGACCTGACTGCCCGCTCGCTGGGCGTGCCGGTAGAACGCCTGCGCCTGATCGTGGTGGTCGCCGCCAGCGTCGCCACGGCGGGGGCGGTGGCCTACGTGGGCGTGATCGGCTTCGTGGGCTTGATCGTGCCGCACATGGTCCGGCTTGCTTTCGGGGCCAGTCACCGTATTCTGCTGCCGCTCTCGGCGCTGCTGGGTGGGGCGCTGCTGGTGTACGCCGATCTGCTGGCCCGCACCTCGCCGCTGTCGCAGGTGGGCATCGTGACCACGCTGCTGGGCGGTCCTTTCTTCCTGTGGCTGCTGCGCCGGGAGAAGGAGATATGA